A single region of the Erythrobacter sp. genome encodes:
- a CDS encoding TspO/MBR family protein gives MKATWIIPVVVATVAALCVAALGATITDLGPWYQGLEKPDWTPPDPMFPMAWTLMYALIVVSAVTAWRAAPDSRVSERIVSLFALNGFLNITWSLLFFRLQRPDWAFYELIFLWLSIIALIIYCGRYSRGASLLLVPYLGWVSMAGALNWAVVELNPPFG, from the coding sequence ATGAAAGCCACCTGGATCATCCCGGTCGTCGTCGCCACCGTGGCCGCGCTGTGCGTCGCCGCGCTGGGCGCGACGATCACGGATCTGGGACCATGGTACCAGGGACTCGAAAAGCCGGACTGGACACCGCCCGACCCGATGTTCCCGATGGCGTGGACGCTGATGTACGCGCTCATCGTGGTCTCGGCGGTGACGGCCTGGCGCGCGGCCCCGGACAGCCGCGTGTCGGAGCGGATCGTCAGCCTGTTCGCGCTCAATGGCTTTCTCAACATCACCTGGAGCCTGCTCTTCTTCCGCCTGCAGCGCCCGGACTGGGCGTTTTACGAGCTCATATTCCTGTGGCTCTCGATCATCGCGCTGATCATCTATTGCGGGCGCTATTCGCGTGGAGCGAGCCTGCTGCTCGTGCCCTATCTCGGCTGGGTCAGCATGGCGGGCGCGCTCAACTGGGCGGTGGTCGAACTGAACCCGCCCTTCGGCTGA
- the chlG gene encoding chlorophyll synthase ChlG, whose product METTVASTRHAPIPAPRDVLQLLKPITWFPPMWAFMCGAVSSGAGLEGRWWFVAGGVLLAGPLVCGTSQAVNDWFDRHVDAINEPDRPIPSGRIAGRWGLYIAIIGSLISAAVALALGELVFLAALVGLALAWGYSMPPFRFKTSGWTGPLVVGLTYEGLSWFTGATVMLGAMPSSEVLIVLVLYSLGAHGIMTLNDFKAVEGDRATGLKSLPVVMGVEGAAIVACAVMAAAQVVVIALLMGWGYSISASIVGLVLVAQFLAMPKLVGDPAKYAPWYNGVGVTLYVLGMLAAALGLGGYI is encoded by the coding sequence ATGGAAACGACCGTAGCCTCGACTCGCCACGCGCCGATTCCCGCGCCGCGCGACGTCCTGCAATTGCTCAAGCCGATCACGTGGTTCCCCCCGATGTGGGCCTTCATGTGCGGTGCCGTCTCTTCCGGGGCGGGGCTGGAGGGCCGCTGGTGGTTCGTCGCCGGCGGCGTTCTGCTGGCCGGGCCGCTGGTGTGCGGGACGAGCCAGGCGGTCAACGACTGGTTCGACCGCCATGTCGACGCGATCAACGAGCCCGACCGGCCGATCCCTTCGGGTCGGATCGCGGGGCGCTGGGGCCTTTATATCGCGATAATCGGCTCGCTGATCTCGGCGGCGGTCGCGCTGGCGCTCGGCGAGCTGGTTTTCCTCGCCGCGCTGGTCGGCCTCGCGCTCGCCTGGGGCTATTCGATGCCGCCCTTCCGCTTCAAGACGAGCGGGTGGACCGGGCCGCTGGTGGTCGGGCTTACCTATGAAGGGCTCAGCTGGTTCACCGGGGCCACCGTCATGCTCGGCGCCATGCCGTCCAGCGAGGTGCTGATCGTGCTGGTGCTCTACAGCCTCGGCGCGCACGGCATCATGACCTTGAACGATTTCAAGGCCGTCGAAGGCGACCGCGCCACCGGCCTCAAGTCGCTTCCCGTCGTCATGGGCGTCGAGGGCGCGGCGATCGTCGCTTGCGCGGTGATGGCGGCGGCGCAGGTCGTGGTCATCGCACTCCTGATGGGCTGGGGCTATAGCATCTCGGCGAGCATTGTCGGCCTTGTCCTTGTCGCGCAGTTTCTCGCCATGCCCAAACTGGTCGGCGATCCGGCGAAATATGCGCCCTGGTACAACGGCGTGGGCGTCACGCTCTATGTTCTCGGGATGCTTGCCGCGGCGCTGGGTCTCGGGGGGTATATCTGA
- the ppsR gene encoding transcriptional regulator PpsR yields the protein MLTRKHSIEGKNPFGHAAELFDTLDADAAMKLAMVAGDVTLVLDDTGTILDAAFDPKDFPGFEGWVGTNWIETVTDESRPKIMEMLAAARRGEVQHWRQVNHPTREGEVPIRYAVLSVNKGEHRIAFGRDLREAGKLQARLLQVQQSLERDYLKMRQLEARYRMLFERSHEAVLIVEASSLRIKEANPAAHALLGARAGSLPGKKLPGVVDKSARDTLQSLVGAALASDSVSPVPIKLTRGGREVQVSVAGFTQDRGQFLLVRLVQAGEQAAGEASPVLDLVDQMPDAFVVADVNLEVVSANNAFVEMVQAASLDQLRGRHLSEWVGRPGIDLDLIEGQIDQHGAARNVGTVLRTGGEAEGEPVELSAVRSAGDNPLYGFVIRPIGRRLRDLPPGSQDLPRSVEQLTDLVGRMSLKDIVRESTDLIERLCIEAALSYTSDNRASAAEILGLSRQSLYSKLHRYGLGNLPSDPES from the coding sequence ATGCTCACCCGCAAGCATTCGATCGAGGGTAAAAACCCTTTCGGCCATGCTGCCGAACTGTTCGACACCCTCGATGCCGATGCAGCGATGAAGCTTGCCATGGTGGCGGGCGACGTCACCCTCGTTCTCGACGACACGGGCACGATCCTCGACGCCGCCTTCGATCCCAAGGACTTCCCCGGTTTCGAAGGCTGGGTCGGGACGAACTGGATCGAGACCGTCACCGACGAGTCGCGGCCCAAGATCATGGAAATGCTTGCCGCAGCCCGGCGCGGCGAGGTCCAGCACTGGCGCCAGGTCAACCACCCCACGCGCGAAGGCGAGGTGCCGATTCGCTACGCGGTGCTGAGCGTCAACAAGGGCGAGCACCGCATCGCCTTCGGCCGCGACCTGCGCGAGGCGGGCAAGCTGCAGGCACGGCTGCTGCAGGTCCAGCAATCGCTCGAGCGCGACTACCTCAAGATGCGCCAGCTCGAGGCGCGCTATCGGATGCTGTTCGAGAGGTCGCATGAAGCGGTCCTGATCGTCGAGGCGTCGAGCCTGCGGATCAAGGAAGCGAACCCGGCAGCCCACGCCCTGCTCGGCGCGCGCGCGGGAAGCCTTCCGGGCAAGAAACTGCCCGGCGTGGTCGACAAGTCGGCGCGCGACACGTTGCAATCTCTGGTCGGGGCGGCGCTCGCGTCCGATTCGGTCAGCCCGGTGCCGATCAAGCTCACTCGCGGCGGGCGCGAGGTCCAGGTCTCGGTCGCGGGCTTCACCCAGGATCGCGGCCAGTTCCTGCTGGTGCGGCTGGTTCAGGCGGGCGAACAGGCTGCGGGCGAAGCCTCGCCGGTGCTCGATCTCGTCGATCAGATGCCCGATGCCTTCGTGGTGGCCGACGTCAATCTCGAAGTGGTCAGCGCGAACAACGCCTTCGTCGAAATGGTCCAGGCTGCGAGCCTCGACCAGCTGCGCGGACGGCATCTGTCCGAATGGGTGGGACGGCCCGGCATCGATCTCGACCTGATCGAAGGCCAGATCGACCAGCACGGCGCGGCCCGCAATGTCGGCACCGTCCTGCGTACCGGCGGCGAGGCGGAGGGCGAGCCGGTCGAGCTTTCCGCGGTCCGCTCGGCGGGCGATAACCCGCTTTACGGCTTCGTCATCCGGCCGATCGGGCGGCGTCTGCGCGACCTGCCGCCCGGCTCGCAGGACCTTCCGCGCTCGGTCGAGCAGCTGACCGATCTGGTGGGCCGGATGAGCCTCAAGGACATCGTGCGCGAGAGCACCGACCTTATCGAGCGGCTCTGCATCGAGGCGGCGCTGTCCTACACCTCCGACAACCGCGCATCGGCGGCCGAGATTCTCGGCCTGTCGCGCCAGAGCCTCTATTCCAAGCTGCACCGCTATGGCCTCGGCAACCTGCCGAGCGACCCCGAGTCGTAA
- a CDS encoding cobalamin-dependent protein — MAQMKSAGVFGASSAALRKVITNPLYRDRRKDKSDPSTADSRSGDAINTIIEGEIIPRLMMAHSSGGEDAVAEERPREIEPADAARFAVLPLELEADALLAEIDRFVGKGASVDAIYLDLLAPSARTLGEMWDRDECDFIDVTMGLWRLQEVMREVAMRVPGDSQPTLGRKVALFSAMPGDVHSFGTLMIEEVFARAGWESEALVKPERRELLDRLSRKSYDLVGLTVARDCPSSALANLIKAMRSVSANPHIAVLVGGRVINENPSMVAEVGADGTGIDARAALATAEKLVHSAHADAQEIS; from the coding sequence ATGGCACAAATGAAGAGCGCGGGCGTGTTCGGTGCGAGCTCCGCCGCTTTGCGCAAGGTGATCACCAACCCCCTCTATCGCGACCGGCGCAAGGACAAGTCCGATCCATCGACCGCCGATTCCCGTTCGGGCGATGCGATCAACACGATCATCGAAGGCGAGATCATCCCGCGCCTGATGATGGCCCATTCCTCCGGCGGCGAGGATGCGGTGGCCGAAGAGCGCCCGCGCGAGATCGAGCCCGCCGACGCGGCGCGCTTCGCGGTCCTGCCGCTCGAGCTCGAGGCCGATGCCCTGCTCGCCGAGATCGACCGTTTCGTGGGCAAGGGCGCGAGTGTCGATGCGATCTATCTCGACCTGCTCGCCCCCTCCGCCCGGACGCTGGGCGAGATGTGGGACCGCGACGAATGCGATTTCATCGACGTGACCATGGGCCTGTGGCGCCTGCAGGAAGTCATGCGCGAGGTCGCCATGCGCGTCCCGGGCGACTCGCAGCCGACCCTCGGGCGCAAGGTCGCACTGTTCTCCGCCATGCCGGGCGATGTTCACTCCTTCGGCACGCTGATGATCGAGGAAGTCTTCGCCCGCGCCGGCTGGGAAAGCGAGGCCCTGGTCAAGCCCGAACGGCGCGAACTGCTCGATCGCCTGTCGCGCAAGAGCTATGACCTTGTCGGCCTGACGGTCGCGCGCGACTGTCCCAGCTCGGCTCTCGCCAATCTCATCAAGGCCATGCGCAGCGTGTCCGCCAACCCGCACATCGCCGTCCTCGTCGGCGGGCGCGTCATCAACGAAAACCCCTCCATGGTCGCCGAAGTCGGGGCCGACGGAACCGGGATCGATGCGCGCGCGGCCCTTGCAACTGCGGAGAAGCTTGTCCATTCGGCGCACGCCGACGCGCAAGAGATCTCCTAG
- the pufA gene encoding light-harvesting antenna LH1, alpha subunit, producing the protein MWRIWFYFDIRRALVGLHVVLAVLAFTIHFILLSTDRYNWLENKPGAPAPAQAAIELSEAPTAS; encoded by the coding sequence ATGTGGAGAATCTGGTTCTACTTCGACATCCGTCGGGCTCTGGTGGGCCTGCACGTCGTTCTCGCCGTGCTCGCTTTCACCATTCACTTCATCCTGCTCAGCACGGATCGCTACAACTGGCTTGAGAACAAGCCGGGCGCCCCGGCGCCTGCCCAGGCTGCCATCGAGCTGTCGGAAGCCCCGACCGCGAGCTGA
- the bchF gene encoding 2-vinyl bacteriochlorophyllide hydratase has translation MNEQKGIRRGLYTPEERRRRDESAWTIVQGVLAPLQFLVFLVSLGLVIRTLMTGEGAFAADVSIVIKTFVLYTIMVTGAIWEKVVFGKYLFAEAFFWEDVFSMLVIALHTAYLVMLLGEYGTLDERMFVALAAYAAYVINAVQFLLKLRAARLQAEAEDAAEAAVGEAVAA, from the coding sequence GTGAACGAGCAAAAGGGGATCAGGCGGGGGCTCTACACTCCGGAAGAGCGCCGGCGCCGGGACGAGTCGGCCTGGACGATTGTCCAGGGCGTGCTGGCCCCGCTGCAGTTCCTCGTCTTCCTGGTGTCGCTCGGCCTCGTCATCCGCACCCTGATGACCGGCGAAGGCGCCTTCGCGGCGGATGTCTCGATCGTCATCAAGACCTTCGTTCTCTACACCATCATGGTCACGGGCGCGATCTGGGAGAAGGTCGTGTTCGGCAAGTATCTCTTCGCCGAAGCCTTCTTCTGGGAAGATGTCTTCTCCATGCTCGTGATCGCGCTGCACACGGCCTATCTCGTGATGCTGCTGGGCGAATACGGCACGCTCGATGAGCGGATGTTCGTCGCGCTCGCCGCCTATGCGGCCTATGTCATCAACGCGGTCCAGTTCCTGCTGAAACTGCGCGCGGCGCGGCTCCAGGCCGAAGCGGAAGACGCGGCCGAGGCCGCTGTCGGAGAGGCAGTGGCGGCATGA
- the pufM gene encoding photosynthetic reaction center subunit M, with translation MATYQNIFTQVQVTGPPEMGIPLAPEEDVRIPATGNNYWLGKIGQAQFGPVYLGWLGTASLAFGTIAILIIGFNFWAQVNWSPQAFVREFFWLSLDPPGPEYGFSLFVPLQEGGWFILTGGFLTAAVLLWWARTYSRAKALGMGMHIPWAFASAIWLFLVLGFIRPLLLGQWSEAVPYGIFSHLDWTNNFSLIHGNLFYNPFHALSIVFLYGSAVLFAMHGATILAVGRYGGEREIEQITDRGTASERAALFWRWTMGFNASMESIHRWAWWFAVLTTLTGGIGILLSGTVVDNWYLWAQEHYYAPK, from the coding sequence ATGGCGACTTATCAAAACATCTTCACGCAGGTCCAGGTCACCGGACCACCGGAAATGGGCATCCCGCTCGCTCCGGAAGAAGACGTCCGCATCCCTGCGACCGGCAACAACTACTGGCTCGGCAAGATTGGCCAGGCCCAGTTCGGTCCTGTCTACCTTGGCTGGCTCGGCACCGCCTCGCTCGCCTTCGGGACGATCGCGATCCTGATCATCGGGTTCAACTTCTGGGCCCAGGTGAACTGGAGCCCGCAGGCATTCGTGCGCGAGTTCTTCTGGCTCTCGCTCGATCCTCCGGGTCCGGAATACGGCTTCAGCCTGTTCGTGCCCCTGCAGGAGGGGGGATGGTTCATCCTCACGGGCGGCTTCCTCACGGCAGCGGTGCTATTGTGGTGGGCGAGGACCTATTCGAGGGCCAAGGCGCTCGGCATGGGGATGCACATTCCTTGGGCCTTCGCGAGCGCGATCTGGCTGTTCCTCGTGCTGGGCTTCATCCGCCCGCTCCTGCTCGGCCAGTGGTCTGAGGCCGTGCCCTACGGCATCTTCAGCCACCTCGACTGGACCAACAACTTCTCGCTCATCCACGGCAACCTGTTCTACAACCCCTTCCACGCGCTCTCGATCGTGTTCCTCTACGGATCGGCGGTCCTGTTCGCGATGCACGGGGCGACGATCCTCGCCGTGGGCCGCTATGGCGGCGAGCGCGAGATCGAGCAGATCACCGACCGCGGGACGGCGTCCGAACGCGCCGCGCTGTTCTGGAGGTGGACCATGGGCTTCAACGCCTCGATGGAATCGATCCACCGCTGGGCCTGGTGGTTCGCGGTCCTGACCACGCTCACCGGCGGGATCGGCATCCTGCTCTCCGGGACCGTGGTCGATAACTGGTATCTCTGGGCGCAGGAGCACTACTACGCTCCCAAGTGA
- the pufL gene encoding photosynthetic reaction center subunit L: MALLSFERKYRVRGGTLIGGDLFDFWVGPFYVGFFGVTTAISALLGTALIFAAAIEGPTLNPWLIDIQPPAIEAGLSLAPLSEGGYWQIITACAVVAFYSWVFRQAEISRKLGMGYHVPVAFSFAVFAYVTLNVIRPLWMGAWGHGFPYGIWSHLDWVSNTGYMYVNFHYNPVHMLAITFFFTNCLALALHGGLVLSAVNPSNGTNVKTPEYEDTYFRDFIGYSVGTLGIHRVGLFLALNAGFWSAVCIVISGTLYVGSWPEFWEFWKKIPIWS, encoded by the coding sequence ATGGCGCTCCTTAGTTTCGAGCGGAAATACCGCGTGCGCGGCGGCACCTTGATCGGCGGCGACCTATTCGATTTCTGGGTCGGGCCGTTTTATGTCGGCTTCTTTGGGGTGACGACGGCAATCAGCGCGCTGCTGGGCACCGCGCTCATCTTCGCCGCTGCCATTGAAGGGCCGACCCTCAACCCCTGGCTGATCGACATCCAGCCGCCGGCGATCGAAGCCGGGCTTTCCCTCGCCCCTCTGAGCGAGGGCGGATACTGGCAGATCATCACGGCCTGCGCAGTCGTCGCCTTCTATTCATGGGTGTTCCGCCAGGCCGAGATCTCGCGCAAGCTGGGCATGGGCTACCACGTTCCGGTCGCCTTCAGCTTCGCCGTCTTCGCCTATGTGACTCTCAACGTGATCCGTCCGCTGTGGATGGGCGCATGGGGCCACGGCTTTCCCTACGGCATCTGGAGCCACCTCGATTGGGTCTCCAACACCGGGTATATGTACGTGAACTTCCACTACAACCCGGTCCATATGCTGGCGATCACCTTCTTCTTCACCAACTGCCTCGCGCTCGCGCTGCATGGCGGCCTCGTGCTTTCGGCGGTCAATCCGTCTAACGGGACGAACGTGAAGACGCCGGAATACGAAGACACCTATTTCCGTGACTTCATCGGCTATTCCGTGGGCACGCTGGGCATCCACCGCGTGGGGCTCTTCCTCGCTCTTAACGCGGGGTTCTGGAGCGCCGTGTGCATCGTCATTTCAGGCACCCTTTATGTCGGCAGCTGGCCGGAGTTCTGGGAGTTCTGGAAGAAAATCCCGATCTGGTCGTGA
- a CDS encoding geranylgeranyl diphosphate reductase: MRETIYDAVVVGGGPSGATAATDLALAGHSVLLLERGGRIKPCGGAVPPRLMEDFDIPQSLLVARARSARMIAPSGRAVDMPVGEIGYVGMVDREEFDEWLRERARHSGAERIEGTFEKIERDDEAHPIVTFRRKRGGPIERVRARCVIGADGARSAVAKQCLPGAERVPCVFAYHEIIKSPEEDSDAYDHSRCDVFYQGKLSPDFYAWVFPHGETASVGVGSANKGFSLRGAISTMRADLGLTRCETVRREGAPIPLKPLKRWDNNADVIVAGDAAGVVAPASGEGIYYAMTGGRYVAEAASQFLKTGEAKALRKARSRFMKEHGKVFWVLGIMQYFWYSSDKRRERFVTMCDDKDVQQLTWQAYMNKKLVRAKPLAHVKIFLKDTAHLLGLREATR, from the coding sequence ATGAGAGAGACAATCTACGATGCCGTCGTCGTCGGCGGAGGCCCCTCGGGTGCCACGGCCGCGACCGATCTCGCCCTTGCCGGGCATTCGGTGCTGCTGCTCGAGCGGGGTGGGCGGATCAAGCCCTGTGGTGGCGCGGTGCCGCCGCGTCTGATGGAGGATTTCGACATTCCGCAAAGCCTGCTGGTCGCGCGTGCGCGCTCGGCCCGCATGATCGCGCCTTCAGGTCGGGCGGTCGATATGCCGGTGGGCGAGATCGGCTATGTCGGCATGGTCGATCGCGAGGAATTCGACGAATGGCTGCGCGAACGCGCGCGCCATTCGGGGGCTGAACGGATCGAGGGCACTTTCGAAAAGATAGAGCGCGACGATGAGGCGCACCCCATCGTCACCTTCCGCCGCAAGCGCGGCGGGCCGATCGAGCGGGTCCGCGCGCGCTGCGTGATCGGCGCAGACGGTGCACGCTCGGCGGTGGCCAAGCAGTGCCTGCCCGGAGCCGAGCGGGTCCCCTGCGTCTTCGCCTATCACGAGATCATCAAGTCGCCCGAAGAGGATTCGGACGCCTACGACCACTCGCGCTGCGACGTGTTCTACCAGGGCAAGCTATCGCCCGATTTCTATGCCTGGGTCTTCCCGCATGGCGAAACCGCGAGCGTCGGGGTGGGCAGCGCGAACAAGGGCTTCTCCCTGCGCGGCGCGATCTCGACCATGCGCGCCGACCTTGGCCTGACGCGCTGCGAGACGGTCCGCCGCGAAGGCGCGCCCATTCCATTGAAGCCGCTGAAGCGCTGGGACAACAACGCCGACGTGATCGTCGCGGGCGATGCCGCGGGCGTCGTTGCACCGGCATCGGGCGAGGGCATCTACTACGCCATGACCGGCGGGCGCTATGTCGCCGAAGCGGCCTCGCAGTTCCTCAAGACCGGCGAGGCGAAGGCTCTCAGGAAAGCGCGCAGTCGCTTCATGAAGGAGCACGGCAAGGTCTTCTGGGTGCTCGGTATCATGCAGTATTTCTGGTATTCGAGCGACAAGCGGCGCGAGCGGTTCGTCACCATGTGCGACGACAAGGACGTGCAGCAGCTCACCTGGCAGGCTTACATGAACAAGAAGCTGGTGCGCGCCAAGCCGCTCGCCCACGTCAAGATTTTCCTCAAGGACACCGCTCATCTGCTGGGCTTGCGGGAGGCGACACGTTAA
- the pufB gene encoding light-harvesting antenna LH1, beta subunit: protein MTDPNPGGERVGTYLTPEEAQEIHKGFMSTFTLYVVIALVAHALMWAYKPWFGGGFGL, encoded by the coding sequence ATGACTGATCCGAACCCCGGCGGTGAGCGGGTGGGAACCTACCTCACGCCCGAAGAAGCCCAGGAAATCCACAAGGGCTTCATGTCGACCTTCACCCTCTATGTCGTCATCGCGCTCGTCGCGCATGCGCTGATGTGGGCCTACAAGCCCTGGTTCGGCGGCGGCTTCGGCCTCTGA
- a CDS encoding ferredoxin:protochlorophyllide reductase (ATP-dependent) subunit N translates to MSETTLLAGCNDAATAKTDSPRPILRERGQREVFCGLTGIVWLHRKMQDAFFLVVGSRTCAHLLQSAAGVMIFAEPRFATAIMEERDLAGMVDAQDELDRVVDRLLARRPDIKTLFLVGSCPSEVIKLDLAKAAERLGKQYMPRVRILNYSGSGIETTFTQGEDACLAALVPEMPRAKADAEKQLLVVGSLPDIVEDQFLRLFDQMGIDNVRVLPPRDSRDLPAVGANTRYLLAQPFLSDTAMALEDRGAVRLDAMFPFGAEGTTDWLAAAAREFGVDEALFEKVVAPGRERARKAMSHLRGQLEGKRISFLPDSQLEVPLARFLTTELGMIPVEVGTPYLHRAHCARDLARIPDTARISEGQHVERQLDRVREDRPDITVCGLGLANPLEAEGLTTKWAIELVFSPIHGFDQAGDLAELFARPLRRRDRLEV, encoded by the coding sequence ATGAGCGAGACGACCCTCCTTGCAGGCTGCAACGATGCCGCGACCGCCAAGACCGATTCGCCCCGCCCGATCCTGCGCGAACGCGGGCAGCGCGAGGTTTTCTGCGGGCTGACCGGAATCGTCTGGCTCCACCGCAAGATGCAGGACGCCTTCTTCCTCGTGGTCGGATCGCGCACCTGCGCGCACCTTCTTCAATCGGCGGCGGGCGTGATGATTTTCGCCGAGCCCCGATTCGCCACGGCGATCATGGAGGAGCGCGATCTTGCCGGCATGGTCGATGCGCAGGACGAGCTCGACCGGGTGGTCGATCGCCTGCTTGCCCGCCGGCCCGACATCAAGACGCTGTTCCTCGTCGGCTCCTGCCCATCCGAGGTCATCAAGCTCGACCTCGCCAAGGCCGCAGAGCGCCTCGGCAAGCAGTATATGCCGCGCGTGCGCATCCTGAATTACTCGGGCAGCGGGATCGAGACGACCTTCACGCAAGGCGAAGACGCCTGCCTCGCCGCGCTGGTCCCCGAAATGCCGCGCGCAAAGGCGGATGCGGAAAAGCAGCTGCTTGTCGTCGGCTCGCTCCCCGACATCGTCGAGGACCAGTTCCTGCGCCTGTTCGACCAGATGGGCATCGATAATGTCCGCGTCCTGCCGCCGCGCGACTCGCGCGACCTGCCGGCGGTCGGGGCCAACACCCGCTACCTGCTCGCCCAGCCCTTCCTGTCGGACACGGCTATGGCGCTGGAAGATCGCGGGGCGGTGCGACTCGATGCGATGTTCCCCTTCGGCGCGGAAGGCACGACCGACTGGCTCGCCGCCGCCGCGCGCGAATTCGGCGTGGACGAGGCCCTGTTCGAGAAAGTGGTCGCGCCGGGCCGCGAGCGCGCGCGCAAGGCGATGTCGCACCTGCGCGGTCAGCTCGAGGGCAAGCGGATCAGCTTCCTGCCCGATTCGCAGCTCGAAGTGCCACTCGCCCGTTTCCTCACGACCGAACTGGGCATGATCCCGGTCGAGGTCGGCACGCCCTATCTCCACCGCGCGCATTGCGCCCGCGACCTCGCCCGCATTCCCGACACGGCCCGCATCAGCGAAGGCCAGCACGTCGAGCGTCAGCTCGACCGCGTGCGCGAGGACCGGCCCGACATCACCGTGTGCGGCCTCGGCCTCGCCAACCCGCTCGAGGCCGAGGGCCTCACGACCAAGTGGGCGATCGAGCTCGTTTTCTCGCCTATCCACGGCTTCGACCAGGCGGGCGACCTCGCCGAACTCTTCGCCCGGCCCCTGCGCCGCCGCGACAGGCTGGAGGTGTAG
- a CDS encoding BCD family MFS transporter: MQAASTSTETLAGAAEERGFGWLGIVRIGLVQASIGALVMLVTTVLNRVMVVEIGLVAAIPAGLVAWHYAVQLARPLWGHGSDRGSSRTAWIIGGVAVLGAGALMATQATILLSSSFALGFALAVLAYTLIGAGVGAAGTSALAMLASGVSPRRRAAAAAVTWIMMVAGIVAAAFSVGALLEPFSFDRLLWVSGGVGLAMLGLSILATFRLERQAGRYGHAADGGEAPDFKSALSEIWREQAARRFTVFIFVSMIAFSMQDLILEPFAGLVFGMAPGESTQLGGQHQGGILLGMIIAGVGGSAFAGRLPGELRLWVVAGCIGSALALAALGVAAMHGPGWPLGVNVFVLGFSNGVFAVSAIGAMMGLAGAGRTTREGVRMGVWGASQAIAFGLGGLLGALGVDVARQVMAHDGSAFRLIFAIEAILFVIAAGLALRTTGTSAAPRPEPARETEVFA, from the coding sequence ATGCAAGCGGCCTCCACCTCGACCGAAACCCTAGCCGGTGCGGCCGAGGAGCGGGGCTTCGGCTGGCTGGGCATTGTCCGCATCGGGCTGGTGCAGGCATCGATCGGTGCGCTGGTGATGCTGGTCACGACCGTGCTCAACCGCGTCATGGTGGTGGAAATCGGGCTGGTTGCCGCAATTCCCGCCGGGCTTGTCGCATGGCATTACGCGGTCCAGCTCGCCCGGCCCCTGTGGGGGCACGGGTCCGACCGGGGCAGCAGCCGGACCGCGTGGATCATCGGCGGGGTGGCGGTGCTCGGCGCGGGCGCGCTAATGGCGACGCAGGCGACCATCCTTTTGTCCTCCTCCTTTGCGCTCGGCTTCGCGCTTGCGGTGCTGGCCTACACGCTGATCGGTGCGGGCGTGGGCGCGGCGGGCACGTCTGCGCTTGCCATGCTCGCCTCGGGCGTTTCTCCCCGGCGGCGCGCGGCTGCGGCTGCAGTTACCTGGATCATGATGGTCGCCGGCATCGTCGCCGCCGCCTTTTCGGTCGGCGCGCTGCTGGAACCGTTCTCGTTCGATCGCCTGCTGTGGGTCTCGGGCGGCGTGGGCCTTGCGATGCTGGGGCTGAGTATCTTGGCGACCTTCCGGCTCGAGCGGCAGGCTGGACGCTATGGCCATGCGGCTGACGGCGGGGAAGCGCCCGATTTCAAATCCGCCCTGTCCGAAATCTGGCGCGAACAGGCTGCGCGCCGTTTCACGGTGTTCATCTTCGTCTCGATGATCGCCTTTTCGATGCAGGATCTCATCCTCGAACCCTTCGCCGGGCTTGTTTTCGGCATGGCCCCTGGCGAATCGACGCAGCTTGGCGGGCAGCACCAGGGCGGCATCCTCCTTGGGATGATTATCGCCGGGGTGGGCGGCAGCGCCTTCGCCGGGCGACTGCCGGGCGAGTTGCGGCTCTGGGTCGTTGCCGGATGCATCGGCTCGGCGCTCGCGCTCGCCGCGCTCGGCGTCGCGGCAATGCACGGGCCGGGCTGGCCGCTCGGGGTCAATGTCTTCGTCCTCGGCTTTTCCAATGGCGTCTTCGCGGTCTCCGCGATCGGCGCGATGATGGGGCTGGCCGGGGCAGGGCGCACCACCCGCGAAGGGGTCCGAATGGGCGTATGGGGCGCGAGCCAGGCGATCGCCTTCGGCCTCGGCGGCCTTCTGGGAGCGCTGGGCGTCGATGTCGCCCGGCAGGTCATGGCGCATGATGGCAGCGCCTTCCGCTTGATCTTTGCCATCGAGGCGATCCTGTTCGTGATCGCGGCGGGGCTCGCCCTGCGCACGACAGGCACCAGCGCGGCTCCGCGACCGGAACCCGCGCGCGAAACGGAGGTGTTCGCATGA